One window of Corynebacterium doosanense CAU 212 = DSM 45436 genomic DNA carries:
- the aroQ gene encoding type II 3-dehydroquinate dehydratase: MSTTVMILNGPNLNRLGKRQPEVYGTATLADVEQACAARAGELGLTVDFRQSNHEGELIDSVHEAADHGWPVIINPGGFTHTSVALRDALAEIADGDGFVEVHLTNVHAREPFRQHSYLSPIARGVIAGLGSYGYLAALGYFTP; the protein is encoded by the coding sequence ATGAGTACTACCGTGATGATCCTCAACGGCCCCAACCTCAACCGGCTGGGCAAACGCCAGCCGGAGGTCTACGGAACCGCCACGCTCGCCGACGTCGAGCAGGCGTGCGCCGCGCGCGCGGGCGAGCTCGGTCTCACCGTCGACTTCCGCCAGTCCAACCACGAGGGCGAACTCATCGACTCGGTCCACGAGGCCGCGGACCACGGCTGGCCGGTGATCATCAACCCCGGCGGCTTCACCCACACGTCAGTGGCGCTTCGCGACGCCCTCGCGGAGATCGCCGACGGCGACGGCTTCGTCGAGGTGCACCTGACCAACGTGCACGCCAGGGAGCCGTTCCGCCAGCACTCCTACCTCTCGCCGATCGCCCGCGGGGTCATCGCCGGCCTGGGTTCCTACGGTTACCTCGCGGCGCTGGGGTATTTCACGCCCTAG
- the aroB gene encoding 3-dehydroquinate synthase — protein sequence MQTITVTGPNPYEVTIGHRLTGSVAAKVRAHGAAQVAIIHQPTLAAVARELAEEIGASGTTVHLLATPDAEDGKTVETATQLWDALGAEAFGRRDLIIGLGGGAATDLAGFVAATWMRGVDVVLVPTTLLAMVDAAVGGKTGFNTAAGKNLVGAFHEPHAVFIDLDRLYTLGEEDVSAGSAEIIKTGFIADEEILRHYEENVRECLEPSARMAELIYRSVAVKARVVSADLKEAGEREILNYGHTFGHAVEHFENYRWRHGNAVAVGMMFIAELSHARGLIDDDLLARHRAVLESVGLPTTYEPGRFDDLYRVMTRDKKNRDGRLRFVALDGEVGRTTRIQGPGLDELRAAYDRITS from the coding sequence ATGCAGACGATCACCGTCACCGGCCCGAATCCCTACGAAGTCACCATCGGCCACCGCCTCACCGGCTCGGTGGCCGCCAAGGTGCGCGCGCACGGCGCGGCGCAGGTGGCCATCATCCACCAGCCCACGCTGGCGGCCGTGGCCCGCGAACTGGCCGAGGAGATCGGCGCCTCGGGCACCACCGTGCACCTGCTGGCCACCCCGGACGCCGAGGACGGCAAGACCGTCGAGACCGCCACCCAGCTGTGGGATGCGCTCGGTGCGGAGGCGTTCGGTCGCCGAGACCTCATCATCGGCCTCGGCGGGGGAGCGGCCACCGATCTCGCGGGTTTTGTGGCCGCCACGTGGATGCGCGGGGTGGATGTCGTCCTCGTGCCCACCACGCTGCTGGCCATGGTCGACGCCGCGGTCGGCGGCAAGACCGGTTTCAACACCGCCGCGGGCAAGAACCTCGTCGGCGCCTTCCACGAACCCCACGCGGTGTTCATCGACCTCGACCGGCTCTACACCCTCGGTGAGGAGGACGTCAGCGCCGGCTCGGCGGAGATCATCAAGACCGGATTCATCGCCGACGAAGAAATCCTGCGTCACTACGAGGAGAACGTGCGCGAATGCCTCGAGCCCTCGGCGCGGATGGCGGAGCTCATCTACCGTTCCGTCGCCGTCAAGGCCCGCGTGGTCTCGGCCGACCTCAAGGAGGCCGGGGAGCGGGAGATTCTCAACTACGGCCACACCTTCGGTCACGCCGTCGAGCACTTCGAGAACTACCGCTGGCGCCACGGCAACGCCGTCGCCGTGGGCATGATGTTCATCGCGGAGCTCTCCCACGCCCGCGGGCTCATCGACGACGACCTGCTCGCCCGCCACCGCGCGGTGCTGGAGTCCGTGGGCCTGCCCACCACCTATGAGCCCGGCCGCTTCGACGACCTCTACCGGGTGATGACCCGGGACAAAAAGAACCGCGACGGCCGTCTCCGTTTCGTCGCCCTCGACGGCGAGGTCGGGCGCACCACCCGCATCCAGGGCCCGGGGCTCGACGAGCTGCGCGCCGCCTACGACCGCATCACTAGCTAA
- a CDS encoding shikimate kinase, translating into MPNTEVETVANMCPTTPVIVLVGPPGAGKSSIGRRLARALSLTLVDSDHIIEQSQQKSCGQVFTELGEPAFRALEEEAVATALKSGGVVSLGGGAVLSAATRAQLLNHTVVWIDVSAEEGFRRTRNEDSRPVLQAEDPRAHYRRLLESREDYYREVSDYRVRSDEKTPPGLVAEILGFLETI; encoded by the coding sequence ATGCCCAACACAGAGGTAGAGACCGTGGCGAACATGTGTCCCACCACGCCCGTAATCGTGCTTGTCGGACCGCCCGGGGCGGGGAAGTCGTCGATCGGGCGCCGATTGGCGCGGGCCCTGAGCCTCACGCTGGTGGACTCCGACCACATCATCGAGCAGTCGCAGCAGAAGTCCTGCGGCCAGGTGTTCACTGAGCTCGGTGAGCCGGCGTTCCGTGCGCTGGAGGAGGAGGCGGTGGCCACCGCGCTGAAGTCGGGCGGGGTGGTCAGCCTCGGCGGCGGCGCCGTGCTCTCCGCGGCGACCCGCGCGCAGCTGCTCAACCACACCGTCGTGTGGATCGACGTCAGCGCCGAGGAGGGATTCCGGCGCACGCGCAATGAGGATTCCCGCCCGGTGCTGCAGGCGGAGGACCCGCGCGCGCACTACCGTCGCCTGCTGGAGAGCCGGGAGGACTACTACCGTGAGGTGTCTGACTACCGCGTGCGTAGCGACGAAAAGACGCCCCCCGGCCTGGTCGCCGAGATCCTCGGTTTCCTCGAGACCATCTGA
- the aroC gene encoding chorismate synthase: MLRWTTAGESHGQALVAMIEHMPAGVPVDAGEISRQLARRRLGYGRGARMKFEADELTLLTGVRHGLTMGSPISILIGNSEWPKWTTIMSPEAVDLEDPEIAQAMNSGRGAQLTRPRPGHADFAGMVKYGVDEARPILERSSARETAARVAAATVARSFLRETLGVEVISHVISIGESEPYTGPAPTAADIDAIDDNPTRAFDAAAGESMVAAIDAAKKAGDTLGGIVEVVVEGLPIGLGSHISGDDRLDAQLAAALMGIQAIKGVQIGDGFEEARRRGSEAHDEMVRTEDGVDRLSNRAGGLEGGMTNGQVLRVRAAMKPISTVPRALKTVDMKDGSAATGIHQRSDVCAVPAAGVVAEAMVALVLARAVLEKFGGDSLAETQRNIDSYTAYVRQRLRFGE; encoded by the coding sequence ATGCTTCGTTGGACTACCGCAGGGGAATCACACGGCCAGGCCCTGGTGGCCATGATCGAACACATGCCCGCCGGCGTGCCCGTCGATGCCGGGGAGATCTCCCGGCAGCTCGCCCGCCGGCGCCTGGGCTACGGCCGCGGCGCACGCATGAAGTTCGAGGCCGACGAGTTGACCCTGCTTACGGGAGTGCGTCACGGGTTGACCATGGGCAGCCCCATCTCCATTCTCATCGGCAACTCGGAGTGGCCGAAGTGGACCACCATCATGTCGCCGGAGGCGGTGGACCTGGAGGATCCCGAGATCGCCCAGGCCATGAACTCCGGGCGCGGCGCCCAGCTCACCCGCCCGCGCCCCGGGCACGCCGACTTCGCCGGCATGGTGAAGTACGGCGTCGACGAGGCCCGGCCGATCCTCGAGCGCTCCTCCGCGCGCGAGACCGCCGCCCGGGTCGCCGCCGCCACCGTCGCGCGGTCCTTCCTGCGCGAGACCCTCGGCGTGGAGGTCATCTCCCACGTCATCTCCATCGGCGAGTCCGAGCCCTACACCGGCCCGGCACCCACGGCGGCCGACATCGACGCGATCGACGACAACCCCACCCGCGCTTTCGACGCCGCGGCGGGTGAGTCCATGGTCGCGGCCATCGACGCCGCGAAGAAGGCCGGTGACACCCTCGGCGGCATCGTCGAGGTCGTGGTCGAGGGCCTGCCCATCGGCCTGGGATCACACATCTCGGGCGACGACCGGTTGGACGCCCAGCTCGCCGCCGCGCTCATGGGCATCCAGGCCATCAAGGGCGTGCAGATCGGCGACGGCTTCGAGGAGGCCCGGCGCCGCGGCTCCGAGGCGCACGACGAGATGGTGCGCACCGAGGACGGCGTGGACCGGCTGAGCAACCGCGCCGGCGGCCTCGAGGGCGGCATGACCAACGGCCAGGTCCTGCGTGTGCGCGCGGCCATGAAACCCATCTCCACCGTGCCCCGGGCTCTGAAGACCGTGGACATGAAGGACGGTTCGGCTGCCACGGGTATCCACCAGCGCTCCGACGTGTGCGCGGTCCCCGCGGCGGGCGTGGTCGCCGAGGCGATGGTCGCGCTCGTGCTGGCCCGCGCCGTGCTGGAGAAGTTCGGCGGCGACTCGCTCGCGGAGACCCAGCGCAACATTGATTCGTATACTGCGTACGTGCGGCAGCGACTGCGCTTCGGAGAGTAG
- a CDS encoding prepilin peptidase, producing the protein MWVTVCLSAPVLCCWGASLMLVDARSHRLPDPLTLPVAASALVTSALLAPGVLLAGLLWPALYLVVGLLVGGVGGGDIKLAVTLGILVAAAAGVAGVLAAIGLAGLAGVVAGVVDKQPATAHGPPMIVVAAVALAVGVVW; encoded by the coding sequence ATGTGGGTCACCGTCTGTCTCTCCGCCCCGGTGCTGTGCTGCTGGGGTGCGTCCCTGATGCTTGTCGACGCCCGTTCCCACCGCCTTCCCGACCCCCTCACCCTGCCCGTCGCGGCCTCCGCGCTGGTCACTTCAGCGCTCCTCGCCCCCGGGGTGCTGCTCGCCGGGCTGCTCTGGCCGGCGCTCTACCTGGTGGTCGGTCTGCTCGTCGGCGGGGTCGGGGGAGGGGATATCAAACTGGCCGTCACGCTGGGCATTCTCGTGGCCGCGGCGGCGGGTGTGGCGGGCGTTCTCGCCGCCATCGGCCTGGCCGGGCTGGCCGGAGTGGTGGCAGGGGTCGTCGATAAGCAGCCCGCGACCGCGCACGGCCCACCGATGATCGTCGTGGCCGCCGTCGCGCTCGCGGTGGGTGTGGTGTGGTGA